Below is a window of Deinococcus radiopugnans ATCC 19172 DNA.
ACCGCCTGGAACTGGTGCTGGCCTATGACCGCGCCCAGATTCCCCCCGGCAAGGTCGAAGCCCTGAGAAACGACCTGCTGGAAGTGGTGCAACGCTATTTCCCCACCGGCCACAGCAGCATCGAGATCGAGCAGCGCGGCGATATGGTGGTGCTGCTGGCGAACATTCCCATTGACGAGAACGCCCAGAGCCGCTCGAACTCCTGAGCGTCTGAAGACCGCTGCAGACTGCTGCAGCCGCGCCGCCGACCTGTCAGGTTTGGCGGCGCGGCTGTTCTATGGTCTGGCAGCGACTG
It encodes the following:
- the minE gene encoding cell division topological specificity factor MinE, translating into MFSWLKRGRSKETLKDRLELVLAYDRAQIPPGKVEALRNDLLEVVQRYFPTGHSSIEIEQRGDMVVLLANIPIDENAQSRSNS